In a genomic window of Deinococcus roseus:
- a CDS encoding NADH-quinone oxidoreductase subunit 15, which translates to MQDNQRIYVLWMNVLGWMQELSQELGLHFVKVSDFPDYIYRMERQYDLPTIIASASVQNTRGETLLLAAASPRHVEDKGISLRLHGGSKHWHLHEHHGDLLEGKRPFTRERLKELLEKARDSAGTAA; encoded by the coding sequence ATGCAAGATAACCAGAGAATCTATGTCTTATGGATGAATGTCCTTGGCTGGATGCAGGAACTCTCCCAGGAGCTGGGGCTGCACTTCGTGAAGGTTTCGGACTTCCCGGATTACATTTACCGCATGGAACGGCAGTATGACCTGCCCACCATCATTGCCAGTGCCTCCGTGCAAAATACCCGTGGGGAAACCCTCCTGCTGGCAGCAGCCAGCCCCCGTCACGTTGAGGACAAAGGCATCAGCCTGAGGTTGCATGGGGGCAGCAAACACTGGCACCTGCATGAACACCATGGCGACCTGCTGGAAGGCAAACGCCCTTTCACCCGTGAACGCCTGAAAGAACTGCTGGAAAAAGCCAGAGACAGCGCTGGAACGGCAGCCTGA
- a CDS encoding Asp23/Gls24 family envelope stress response protein: MLNISKDVIIGIAGFTLQNVAGVKSPSKSIKVDREQEQVSVDLGLTIGYGVNLLKLCSEVQRSVAENIELMTGLKVRAVNITVQSVVE, from the coding sequence ATGCTTAACATCTCAAAAGACGTGATCATCGGCATTGCTGGCTTCACCCTGCAGAATGTGGCAGGGGTGAAGTCTCCATCCAAATCCATCAAGGTGGACCGGGAGCAGGAGCAGGTCAGCGTGGACCTGGGACTCACCATCGGTTACGGGGTCAATTTGCTGAAACTGTGCTCTGAGGTGCAGCGCAGCGTGGCCGAAAACATTGAACTCATGACGGGCCTGAAAGTTCGGGCCGTGAACATCACGGTACAAAGCGTTGTAGAGTGA
- a CDS encoding divergent PAP2 family protein, translated as MLDLLNNLWLWTGFAAAFLAQVLKVLLVLVLEKRFRPGLFVETGGMPSSHTALVASLCTGIGYTHGLGSPIFAVAVIFSSIVMYDSTGVRRSAGMQAKLLNELMVEIRELMREGFAPQPLRVLLGHTYFEVAMGLVLGILIGYLSFSLFYTPTP; from the coding sequence ATGCTGGACTTGCTGAACAACCTGTGGCTGTGGACCGGGTTCGCTGCGGCTTTTCTGGCCCAGGTGCTCAAGGTGCTGCTGGTGCTGGTGCTCGAGAAGCGTTTCAGGCCTGGTCTCTTTGTGGAAACCGGAGGCATGCCCAGCAGCCACACTGCTCTGGTTGCTTCCCTCTGCACCGGAATTGGGTACACCCACGGTCTGGGAAGCCCCATCTTTGCTGTGGCGGTGATTTTCTCCAGCATCGTGATGTACGACTCCACAGGGGTCAGGCGCTCTGCAGGCATGCAGGCCAAACTGCTGAACGAACTGATGGTGGAAATCCGTGAACTGATGCGCGAAGGGTTTGCTCCACAACCGCTGCGTGTGCTGCTCGGACACACCTATTTTGAGGTGGCCATGGGCCTGGTGCTGGGCATCCTGATCGGATACCTCAGCTTTTCCCTGTTTTACACGCCCACCCCCTGA
- a CDS encoding NAD-dependent epimerase/dehydratase family protein translates to MNAKVNPSELHVIVGAGPLGLAIARELKHQGKKARIVSRSGKVVDSCGAEVVKGDITNPASALNACHGATVLYHCAQAPYHRWPEESPPLMDGIIQTASKLGAKVVYGDNLYMYGEVKGPLKETLPHLAHTRKGIIRSQLANQLLEAHKKGLVRATIGQGSDFYGPHVRLSSVGELVFRNALQGKGAQYLGSKTTPHTYTFIDDFARALVLLGQDERALGQSWHVPNAPTVSAGEFVDMVYGQLGRKTQLMVIPRFGSKLLGLINPMVREVNEVFYHHDQPYIVDHSKFERTFGAQYTPLKDGIQQTLAWYRSAHPELQASGSRSASV, encoded by the coding sequence ATGAACGCAAAAGTGAACCCCAGCGAACTGCATGTGATTGTCGGAGCTGGACCCCTTGGCCTTGCCATTGCCAGAGAATTGAAACATCAGGGCAAAAAAGCCCGCATCGTCAGCCGTTCAGGAAAAGTGGTAGACAGTTGCGGAGCAGAAGTGGTCAAAGGAGACATCACCAACCCTGCCTCTGCCCTGAATGCCTGTCACGGAGCCACTGTGCTGTACCACTGCGCCCAGGCTCCCTACCACCGCTGGCCCGAAGAGTCCCCACCCCTGATGGACGGCATCATCCAGACCGCCAGCAAACTCGGGGCAAAAGTGGTGTACGGAGACAACCTCTACATGTACGGAGAGGTGAAAGGCCCCCTCAAAGAAACCCTCCCGCACCTGGCACACACCCGCAAAGGAATCATCCGTTCACAGCTTGCCAATCAGCTTCTGGAAGCCCACAAAAAAGGTCTGGTGCGGGCCACCATCGGGCAGGGTTCAGATTTTTATGGTCCTCATGTCAGGCTTTCCTCTGTGGGAGAACTGGTGTTCAGGAATGCGCTTCAGGGCAAAGGTGCCCAGTACCTGGGAAGCAAAACCACCCCCCACACCTACACTTTCATTGATGATTTTGCCCGTGCCCTCGTGCTGCTGGGTCAGGACGAACGTGCTCTGGGCCAGAGCTGGCATGTGCCCAATGCGCCCACCGTTTCTGCCGGGGAATTTGTGGACATGGTTTACGGACAACTGGGCCGCAAAACCCAGTTGATGGTCATTCCCCGATTTGGCTCAAAACTGCTCGGACTGATCAACCCCATGGTGCGGGAAGTCAACGAGGTGTTCTACCACCACGACCAGCCTTACATCGTGGACCATAGCAAATTTGAACGCACCTTTGGGGCACAATACACCCCTCTCAAA
- a CDS encoding bifunctional 5,10-methylenetetrahydrofolate dehydrogenase/5,10-methenyltetrahydrofolate cyclohydrolase has translation MIELRGAPAAESLLQQARERLQNLPFVPHLHVVRLGEDPASVSYVRLKDRKAREIGLKSTVHVLPEESSQADLLVLIEHLNQDQDAHGILVQLPLPRHIDAQTVIETINPLKDVDGFHPENVGKLWLGQEALLPCTPAGILALCDHHQIQLSGKQVVIVGRSNIVGKPLAALMLSRDATVTIAHSRTLNLSEVTRRADVLVAAVGRPGTITPEMVKPGAVVLDVGVNRLEGKLVGDVAPEVQEVAGALTPVPGGIGPMTVANLMLNTVLAAERQR, from the coding sequence GTGATTGAACTCCGGGGAGCGCCTGCTGCTGAAAGCCTGCTGCAACAGGCCAGGGAGAGGCTGCAGAACCTGCCTTTTGTGCCTCACCTGCATGTGGTGCGGCTCGGAGAGGATCCGGCCAGTGTCAGTTACGTGCGCCTGAAAGACAGGAAAGCCAGGGAAATTGGCCTGAAGTCCACGGTGCATGTGCTGCCAGAGGAGAGCTCCCAGGCAGATTTGCTGGTCCTGATTGAGCACCTGAATCAGGATCAGGATGCCCACGGCATTCTGGTGCAGTTGCCGCTTCCCAGACACATCGATGCCCAGACGGTGATTGAAACCATCAACCCCCTCAAAGATGTGGACGGATTTCACCCGGAAAATGTGGGGAAACTCTGGCTGGGTCAGGAAGCCCTGCTGCCCTGCACACCAGCGGGCATTCTGGCCCTCTGTGACCACCACCAGATCCAGCTTTCAGGCAAACAGGTGGTGATTGTGGGCCGCAGCAACATCGTGGGGAAACCCCTGGCTGCCCTGATGCTCTCCAGAGATGCCACCGTCACCATTGCACACAGCAGGACTTTGAACCTCTCTGAAGTCACCCGCAGGGCAGATGTGCTGGTGGCTGCCGTGGGCAGGCCTGGAACCATCACCCCCGAGATGGTCAAACCCGGCGCGGTGGTGCTGGATGTGGGGGTCAACCGCCTGGAAGGGAAACTGGTCGGAGATGTGGCCCCAGAAGTTCAGGAAGTGGCCGGAGCCCTCACCCCGGTGCCTGGAGGCATTGGACCCATGACGGTGGCCAACCTGATGCTGAACACCGTGCTGGCTGCAGAACGCCAGAGGTGA
- a CDS encoding arginine--tRNA ligase has product MNLKDALRSAVQQAISHHGLEIEVAIQETPSDKPGDYGTPVAFQLAKALKKNPVQIAAEIKDSIQLPVGIARAENVGPYLNFFVDVPSYVKGLTEDDFAPGQKPGKVLIEHTSVNPNKELHVGHLRNVVLGDAMSRIFRANGYNVEVQNYIDDTGRQAAESLFARAHYGASYQGEPKYDHWLGELYVKLNADPQKADLEPGIREVMHKLEAGELRTEIEEVLHAHLETCHALGAEYDLLVWESDIVGSGFLAKAMKILEESPYCSHPTEGKYAGCFVMDVSSFISGLEDPYLVLIRSDGTATYTAKDIGQQFWKFGLFEGLTYKPFTTEPSGKTLYTTHPDGQPGDFAHATRVINVIDVRQSLAQRIVRLAPAIAGHQDAAENSIHLAYETVLLEGQTISGRKGITVSVDEVISEARIRAKTALKDIAKYQDPDEVAEKVGLGALRFSMLRSEPNRQIDFRWDAALALNGDTAPYVQYAAVRAQTILKKAQEAGLGFEGADYSKVTDYELALLKVVARFPEVLDMCIRDTSPHHLVQYALDLATELNGWYNKKDKDGKPATRVIDAEPGLREARLNIVLRVRKTLEQVLGALGIGIPSEM; this is encoded by the coding sequence ATGAATCTCAAAGATGCGCTGAGAAGCGCCGTTCAACAGGCCATTTCCCACCACGGACTCGAAATCGAGGTGGCCATTCAGGAAACCCCCTCGGACAAGCCCGGTGATTATGGCACCCCCGTGGCCTTCCAGCTGGCCAAGGCCCTCAAGAAAAACCCGGTGCAGATTGCCGCCGAAATCAAAGACAGCATCCAGCTTCCTGTGGGCATTGCCCGTGCTGAAAACGTCGGTCCCTACCTCAACTTCTTTGTAGATGTACCCAGCTATGTAAAAGGACTCACCGAGGATGACTTTGCCCCTGGGCAGAAACCCGGCAAGGTGCTGATCGAGCACACCTCCGTGAACCCCAACAAGGAACTGCACGTCGGGCACCTCAGAAACGTGGTGCTCGGGGACGCCATGTCCCGCATTTTCCGGGCCAATGGCTACAACGTTGAGGTGCAAAACTACATTGACGACACCGGCAGACAGGCTGCAGAAAGCCTCTTTGCCAGAGCACACTACGGAGCTTCCTACCAGGGCGAACCCAAATACGACCACTGGCTGGGCGAACTGTACGTGAAGCTCAACGCGGACCCCCAGAAAGCCGATCTCGAACCCGGCATCCGGGAGGTCATGCACAAACTGGAAGCCGGAGAACTGCGCACCGAGATCGAAGAGGTGCTGCATGCCCACCTGGAAACCTGCCATGCCCTGGGTGCAGAATACGACCTGCTGGTCTGGGAATCCGACATTGTGGGCAGTGGATTTCTGGCCAAGGCTATGAAGATCCTGGAAGAAAGCCCGTATTGCTCACATCCCACCGAGGGCAAGTACGCAGGCTGCTTCGTGATGGATGTTTCCAGTTTCATTTCTGGTCTGGAAGATCCCTATCTGGTGCTGATCCGCTCCGATGGAACCGCCACCTATACTGCAAAAGACATCGGTCAGCAGTTCTGGAAATTCGGACTGTTTGAAGGACTGACCTACAAACCCTTCACCACCGAACCCAGTGGAAAAACCCTTTACACCACCCATCCCGATGGACAGCCTGGGGATTTTGCCCATGCCACACGGGTGATCAATGTGATTGATGTCAGGCAATCTCTGGCCCAGCGTATTGTGAGGCTGGCTCCTGCAATTGCGGGTCATCAGGATGCAGCTGAGAACAGCATCCATTTGGCATATGAGACTGTGCTTCTGGAAGGACAGACCATTTCTGGACGGAAAGGCATTACGGTTTCTGTTGATGAAGTGATCAGTGAAGCCAGAATCCGTGCCAAAACTGCTTTAAAGGACATAGCAAAATATCAGGATCCTGATGAGGTTGCAGAAAAAGTGGGACTGGGAGCACTGCGCTTTTCCATGTTGCGCAGTGAACCCAACCGCCAGATTGATTTCCGCTGGGACGCAGCTCTTGCCCTTAACGGAGACACTGCACCTTATGTTCAATATGCTGCAGTGCGTGCCCAGACCATCCTGAAAAAAGCACAGGAAGCAGGGCTTGGTTTTGAGGGTGCTGATTACAGCAAAGTGACGGATTATGAACTTGCTTTGCTTAAAGTGGTGGCCCGTTTTCCTGAAGTGCTGGACATGTGCATCAGGGATACCTCACCCCACCATCTGGTGCAATATGCCCTGGATCTGGCCACTGAACTCAACGGTTGGTACAACAAAAAAGACAAAGATGGCAAACCTGCCACCCGTGTCATTGATGCAGAACCTGGCCTCAGAGAAGCCCGTTTGAACATTGTCCTGCGGGTCCGCAAGACGCTGGAACAGGTGCTGGGAGCGCTCGGCATCGGCATTCCCAGTGAGATGTAA
- a CDS encoding C1 family peptidase, with product MKKWFLLLLLASSAHAQNPGQTFKSLPEGATLISEKEFYLLQSKSPPLPPVDAGFEASNQKVVKAFMAQHPELTDFHELVKLAPQPGDPEVQFLADGNYLFTTTDNAKNPMPVVTLGEAFKYSSLAGSIQHFPQKNNQVLMYQMLYPVVPARDRKQYSYPDPAKVAGLDTEQISRWNERIASSYRDLLLKNTPQRPLGWTDDPTREVGYLDGSDRARSDSWCSAHKAGGVYNNFSWPLKDFTTSVKNQGMRGSCVAFGIISATETQHAFRQLEWVNLSEQAFYNRITSVWQPREYGDNADVRYDFDQAVNERYFFALEKEWPYNPSYLRQEIRDGDTLLGYRGSCTGYTDPYCSETAHQSQQFCANIGTGFICLTNPKPVAPTSILPAAQAELWDHRNRERSVAYIILALKLGNSVVASMGVMPGFDGADANGFGYTRPLNVKWKSRGGHAVHFTGVISNAELAAILPGAPMGAGGGYFITKNSWGACWKDGGYIYIPFDYMKSYGYSAVRVQVP from the coding sequence ATGAAAAAATGGTTTTTGCTGCTTTTGCTGGCTTCAAGTGCACACGCCCAGAATCCAGGACAGACGTTCAAGTCGCTTCCAGAAGGCGCAACCCTGATTTCGGAAAAAGAGTTTTACCTGCTGCAAAGCAAGAGCCCTCCTCTGCCACCTGTTGATGCGGGTTTTGAGGCCAGCAACCAGAAAGTGGTTAAAGCCTTCATGGCCCAGCACCCAGAACTCACCGATTTTCATGAACTGGTGAAACTGGCTCCACAGCCTGGAGATCCAGAAGTGCAATTTCTGGCCGATGGGAATTACCTGTTCACCACCACAGACAATGCCAAAAATCCCATGCCTGTGGTCACACTGGGAGAGGCCTTCAAATATTCCAGTCTGGCAGGCAGCATTCAGCATTTCCCACAGAAAAACAATCAGGTGCTGATGTACCAGATGCTTTATCCGGTGGTTCCCGCCAGGGACCGCAAACAATACAGTTATCCTGATCCTGCCAAGGTGGCGGGTCTGGACACAGAGCAGATCTCCCGCTGGAACGAGAGGATCGCCAGCAGCTACCGCGACCTGCTGTTGAAAAACACCCCCCAGCGACCTCTGGGATGGACCGACGACCCCACCCGTGAAGTGGGTTACCTGGATGGCAGTGACCGCGCACGTTCAGACTCCTGGTGTTCTGCACACAAAGCAGGGGGCGTTTACAACAATTTCAGCTGGCCCCTCAAGGACTTCACCACTTCGGTGAAAAACCAGGGCATGCGTGGGAGTTGTGTGGCTTTCGGGATCATTTCGGCCACCGAGACCCAGCATGCTTTTCGCCAACTGGAATGGGTGAACCTTTCTGAGCAGGCCTTTTACAACCGCATCACCTCAGTGTGGCAGCCCAGAGAATACGGAGACAACGCCGATGTGCGTTACGATTTTGATCAGGCGGTAAATGAACGTTACTTTTTTGCCCTGGAAAAAGAATGGCCCTACAACCCGTCTTACTTGCGTCAGGAAATCAGAGACGGGGACACCCTGTTGGGCTACCGGGGGTCTTGCACAGGTTACACCGACCCTTACTGCTCTGAAACCGCCCACCAGAGCCAGCAATTCTGTGCCAACATTGGCACCGGGTTCATCTGTCTGACCAACCCCAAACCCGTTGCTCCCACCAGCATCCTGCCTGCAGCCCAGGCCGAACTCTGGGACCACCGCAACCGGGAACGCTCGGTGGCCTACATCATTCTGGCCCTGAAACTGGGGAACAGCGTGGTTGCCAGCATGGGGGTGATGCCTGGATTTGATGGTGCAGACGCCAATGGTTTTGGCTATACGCGACCTCTCAACGTCAAATGGAAAAGCCGGGGTGGGCATGCCGTGCATTTCACAGGTGTGATCAGCAATGCAGAACTGGCCGCCATTTTGCCTGGAGCGCCCATGGGTGCCGGGGGCGGTTATTTCATCACCAAGAACTCCTGGGGGGCCTGCTGGAAAGATGGCGGCTACATCTACATCCCCTTTGATTACATGAAAAGCTACGGCTACTCTGCTGTGCGGGTGCAGGTGCCCTGA
- a CDS encoding glycosyl hydrolase, protein MLRAFFLLGFLSGTTMATSLTAPLELYVQTPQNPTAAPLAKFEPPAGCYVGLWADLDSPDGRSDLDRLTELVGSHAVYFRYNFFRRPENANPWSPFFPAKFVEQLGGEDAAIHLAVEPRIPLKEVTEDLVKEWARQAGALNRPIFMRWASEFNDTVNSWNKDPVLYREKFRLVARIMHEEAPNVAMVWTPMAFSDLKSVMAYYPGQEFVDWVGITLYSKYYWNGDPARVTVNLLPNSRLDVLYQAFADKHPIQVSEYAAEHHSASSSRDLSYFATAKMQQFYFNIMLKYPRIKNINWLNFDMTAADEYKGYPATRRANYNLLKSPSVLKTYQHILSQPYFLKTFNSASRYSYQPIPPALNQNAVVLGYVADARVSSVRYFLDGQLLQKTSVAPFRVQLPTLKAGKHTLKAVANVGSPVQYSFKMP, encoded by the coding sequence GTGCTTCGTGCTTTCTTCTTGCTGGGTTTCCTGAGCGGAACCACCATGGCCACTTCCCTGACCGCCCCTCTGGAACTGTATGTGCAGACACCCCAGAACCCTACCGCTGCCCCACTGGCCAAATTTGAACCTCCTGCAGGGTGTTATGTGGGTTTGTGGGCCGATCTGGATTCCCCGGATGGAAGGTCCGATCTGGACCGCCTGACTGAACTGGTGGGCTCCCACGCGGTGTATTTCCGCTACAACTTCTTTCGCAGGCCGGAGAATGCCAATCCCTGGTCGCCCTTCTTTCCGGCCAAATTTGTAGAGCAACTGGGAGGAGAGGATGCCGCCATCCATCTGGCCGTGGAACCCAGGATTCCTTTAAAAGAAGTCACGGAAGATCTGGTCAAAGAATGGGCCAGACAGGCGGGCGCCCTGAACCGTCCGATCTTCATGCGCTGGGCTTCCGAATTCAACGACACGGTGAACAGCTGGAACAAAGACCCCGTGCTTTACAGGGAGAAATTCCGTCTGGTGGCCCGCATCATGCATGAGGAGGCCCCCAATGTGGCGATGGTATGGACCCCCATGGCTTTCAGCGACCTGAAAAGCGTGATGGCGTATTATCCAGGTCAGGAATTTGTGGACTGGGTGGGCATCACACTCTACAGCAAGTACTACTGGAATGGAGATCCTGCCAGGGTGACCGTGAACCTGCTGCCCAATTCCAGGCTGGATGTGCTGTATCAGGCTTTCGCAGACAAGCACCCCATTCAGGTGTCTGAATATGCTGCAGAGCACCACAGTGCCTCAAGCAGCCGGGATCTGTCTTATTTTGCCACCGCCAAAATGCAGCAGTTTTACTTCAACATCATGCTGAAGTACCCGCGCATCAAGAACATCAACTGGCTGAATTTCGACATGACCGCAGCAGACGAATACAAAGGTTATCCGGCCACCCGCAGGGCCAATTACAACCTGCTGAAAAGCCCCAGTGTGCTGAAAACCTACCAGCATATCCTCAGCCAGCCTTACTTTCTGAAGACCTTCAATTCAGCTTCCAGGTACAGCTACCAGCCCATTCCTCCAGCCCTGAACCAGAACGCCGTGGTGCTGGGTTATGTGGCAGATGCCCGGGTGAGCAGTGTGCGGTACTTTCTGGATGGGCAACTGCTGCAGAAAACCAGCGTGGCCCCCTTCAGGGTGCAACTGCCCACCTTGAAAGCAGGCAAGCACACCCTGAAAGCGGTGGCCAATGTGGGAAGCCCGGTGCAGTACAGCTTCAAAATGCCCTGA
- a CDS encoding PadR family transcriptional regulator, translating into MKDASLGPSSYAVLGMVNNCGAATSYDIKRQIDQSVGNFWTFARSQLYAEPQRLAELGLLQEEQEDFGRRRRLFQLTEQGKQVLEAWLSDPGTPTTELRDMGLMKLYFSKGRPTEAIRTLARQQQEVHRTKLAEYQEMHRQLSLIPEATFGLASLRLGCLFEESTIQFWEEIEQNPPALPQKPERPLEVQEG; encoded by the coding sequence ATGAAAGATGCAAGCCTCGGACCCTCCTCTTACGCTGTGCTCGGCATGGTCAACAATTGCGGAGCCGCCACCTCCTACGACATCAAACGCCAGATTGACCAGTCCGTCGGGAATTTCTGGACGTTTGCCCGTTCCCAGCTGTACGCCGAACCCCAGCGTCTGGCCGAACTGGGCCTGCTGCAAGAAGAACAGGAAGACTTCGGACGCCGCCGCCGCCTGTTTCAACTGACCGAACAGGGCAAACAGGTGCTGGAAGCCTGGCTGAGCGACCCCGGCACCCCCACCACCGAACTGCGCGACATGGGCCTGATGAAGCTGTACTTTTCCAAAGGCAGACCCACCGAAGCCATCCGAACCCTGGCCAGACAGCAGCAGGAAGTCCACCGGACCAAACTCGCCGAATACCAGGAGATGCACAGACAGCTTTCCCTCATTCCAGAAGCCACCTTTGGACTGGCTTCCCTCAGGCTGGGGTGCCTGTTTGAAGAGAGCACCATCCAGTTCTGGGAGGAAATCGAGCAAAACCCTCCTGCATTGCCCCAGAAGCCAGAACGGCCACTGGAGGTGCAGGAGGGTTGA
- the nusB gene encoding transcription antitermination factor NusB, which produces MSDQTRRQKNQPTGSRRNSREFAFRVIFEAQQGKQEMQDTFSRVLAASRQGDTEVYPELTPQAEQFAEDLALTYDRNQDGVDQALKMSITGWTFSQMPQTDVNVLRIAATEMMFFQTDAPVVIESAIRMARRFGSDESGRFVNSVLDKLARGLQDGSIPRPVKLQAGDQGHEEDPEEIPEEILEELPEDLPTEDETQ; this is translated from the coding sequence ATGTCAGATCAAACCCGCCGACAGAAAAACCAGCCCACCGGTTCCCGCAGAAACTCCCGCGAGTTTGCTTTCCGGGTGATTTTTGAAGCCCAGCAGGGCAAACAGGAAATGCAGGACACCTTCTCACGGGTGCTGGCTGCCTCCAGACAGGGAGACACCGAAGTCTACCCCGAGTTGACCCCCCAGGCCGAGCAGTTCGCAGAGGACCTCGCCCTCACCTACGACCGCAACCAGGACGGGGTGGACCAGGCCCTCAAGATGAGCATCACCGGATGGACTTTCAGCCAGATGCCCCAGACCGATGTGAACGTGCTGCGCATTGCCGCCACCGAAATGATGTTCTTCCAGACCGATGCTCCGGTGGTCATTGAAAGCGCCATTCGCATGGCCCGCCGTTTCGGTTCTGACGAATCGGGTCGTTTTGTGAACAGCGTGCTGGACAAGCTGGCCCGTGGCCTGCAGGATGGCAGCATCCCCAGACCTGTGAAGCTTCAGGCTGGTGATCAGGGCCATGAAGAAGACCCCGAAGAAATTCCCGAAGAAATCCTCGAAGAACTTCCAGAAGACCTTCCCACCGAGGATGAAACCCAGTGA